The following coding sequences are from one Pseudomonas mendocina window:
- a CDS encoding VOC family protein: MTQRPTPLLATAQPRRHAKPTVKAQALAHLIFERPDLDEAERFLVDFGLQVAHREADCLYLRGTGSAPYCYRVQRADKARFVGFGLTLASRADLQRLAALPGASSIATLQTPGGGECVRLTDPSGFLVEAIHGQQAVAALPHRAPLPMNLVDELPRINATQRPPVAPPEIIRLGHVVMEVADYQATCAWYTDHFGFIPSDVQVLPDGSPAVAFMRLDLGDTPADHHTLAIAQGFMATYSHSAYEVVDADAVGMGQRVLRQNGWRHAWGIGRHILGSQIFDYWQDPWGDKHEHYCDGDLFTADQPTGIHAVSPEAMSQWGQRMPKSFTKPRLTLGNLRALLRNLRHSPDLTLRKLIVLARMFG, translated from the coding sequence ATGACGCAACGCCCCACTCCTCTGCTCGCCACTGCCCAACCGAGACGGCATGCCAAGCCCACGGTCAAGGCCCAGGCTTTGGCCCACCTGATTTTCGAACGCCCGGATCTTGATGAAGCCGAACGTTTCCTGGTGGATTTCGGCCTCCAGGTCGCCCACCGTGAAGCGGACTGCCTGTACCTGCGCGGCACCGGCAGCGCCCCCTACTGCTACCGTGTTCAGCGCGCGGACAAAGCACGCTTCGTCGGTTTCGGCCTGACCCTGGCCAGCCGTGCCGATCTGCAACGCCTGGCAGCCCTGCCCGGCGCCTCGTCCATCGCAACGCTGCAGACGCCTGGGGGTGGCGAGTGCGTGCGACTGACCGATCCCTCCGGTTTCCTGGTCGAGGCAATCCATGGCCAACAGGCTGTAGCCGCCCTGCCTCACCGCGCGCCGCTGCCGATGAATCTGGTCGACGAGTTGCCCAGGATCAACGCCACCCAACGTCCGCCAGTAGCGCCCCCCGAAATCATCCGCCTCGGCCATGTCGTCATGGAGGTCGCCGACTACCAGGCGACGTGCGCCTGGTACACCGACCACTTCGGCTTCATTCCCAGCGACGTGCAGGTGCTGCCCGACGGCTCGCCCGCGGTGGCGTTCATGCGCCTGGATCTGGGCGACACCCCGGCCGACCACCATACCCTCGCCATCGCCCAGGGCTTCATGGCGACCTACAGCCACAGCGCCTACGAAGTGGTCGATGCCGATGCCGTCGGCATGGGCCAGCGCGTTCTGCGGCAGAACGGCTGGCGACATGCCTGGGGCATCGGCCGGCACATCCTCGGCAGCCAGATCTTCGACTACTGGCAAGACCCCTGGGGCGACAAGCATGAGCACTACTGCGACGGCGACCTGTTCACTGCGGATCAGCCCACCGGCATCCATGCGGTCAGCCCGGAGGCCATGTCGCAGTGGGGGCAGCGCATGCCCAAGAGCTTCACCAAGCCCCGGCTCACCCTGGGCAACCTGCGCGCCCTGCTGCGCAACCTGCGCCATAGCCCGGATCTGACCCTGCGCAAGCTGATCGTGCTGGCGCGGATGTTCGGCTAG
- a CDS encoding TetR/AcrR family transcriptional regulator, with the protein MEALNPVQRRIHQAALRLFAEKGVSQVNISDLAQEAGVARGTIYNNVDSIEQLFQQVASQLSKEMHQRVSRSFAGVEDPAQRLANGIRFFVRRTHEEPQWGIFLSRFAMSDASLREMFYSQATLDLMNGLQAGRYQFRHEQMVSVISLISGSTLAAMFLVLEGLKTWREAGSDIAEMILRALGLPDQEARSLATTDLPPLHTLD; encoded by the coding sequence ATGGAAGCCCTGAACCCCGTGCAACGCCGCATTCACCAGGCCGCACTGCGCCTGTTCGCCGAGAAAGGCGTCAGCCAGGTCAACATCAGCGACCTCGCCCAAGAGGCTGGCGTAGCCCGTGGCACCATCTACAACAACGTCGACAGCATCGAGCAGTTGTTCCAGCAGGTAGCCAGCCAGCTGAGCAAGGAGATGCACCAGCGGGTCAGCCGCAGCTTCGCCGGGGTCGAGGATCCCGCCCAGCGCCTGGCCAACGGCATTCGTTTCTTCGTCCGGCGCACTCATGAAGAGCCGCAGTGGGGCATCTTTCTCAGCCGCTTCGCCATGAGCGACGCGTCGCTGCGCGAGATGTTCTACAGCCAGGCCACCCTCGACCTGATGAACGGCCTGCAGGCCGGTCGCTACCAGTTCCGCCACGAGCAGATGGTCAGCGTCATCTCGCTGATCTCGGGTTCCACCCTGGCGGCCATGTTCCTGGTGCTTGAAGGGCTGAAGACCTGGCGCGAAGCCGGCAGCGACATCGCCGAGATGATCCTGCGCGCACTCGGGCTGCCCGACCAGGAAGCGCGCAGTCTGGCGACGACTGATCTGCCGCCGCTGCACACCCTGGACTGA